The following coding sequences lie in one Candidatus Diapherotrites archaeon genomic window:
- a CDS encoding ribonuclease Z, with amino-acid sequence MVFIRKAKELKATVLGSSCSTPTKDRNLSAININFNGLNYLFDCPEGTQRQMMKAKVSYMKVHAIFLSHFHGDHILGLPGLIATMSMHQRDSPLFIFGPKGVKEKVKKAIELSLLKVNFELKAIEVREGVLLNEENFIVSAVRLNHDIPCYGYIFKERDSQGKFLREKAQALGIPEGPLWGELQKGKTIEFKGRRIKPEQVLDSKNKKIGKKIAVICDTLPSSHYVKAIEHSDLLFHESSFLEEMKKRAKHTFHCTAMQAAGIAEKAKVKKLVLFHLSPRHKDPRKFETEARQVFANSIVSEDLMEFEL; translated from the coding sequence TTGGTTTTTATTAGGAAGGCGAAGGAATTGAAGGCAACAGTATTGGGTTCAAGCTGCAGCACTCCAACAAAGGACAGGAACTTGAGTGCAATTAACATTAATTTCAATGGATTGAATTACTTGTTTGATTGTCCGGAAGGCACTCAAAGGCAGATGATGAAAGCAAAAGTGTCTTACATGAAGGTTCACGCAATCTTTTTAAGCCATTTTCACGGAGACCACATTTTAGGGTTACCTGGATTGATTGCCACAATGTCAATGCATCAAAGGGATTCACCTTTATTCATTTTCGGCCCGAAAGGAGTGAAAGAGAAAGTAAAGAAGGCAATTGAATTGAGCCTGCTTAAAGTGAATTTCGAGCTCAAGGCAATCGAGGTAAGGGAAGGCGTTTTATTGAATGAAGAAAACTTTATTGTTTCTGCAGTAAGGCTTAATCATGACATTCCCTGCTATGGTTACATCTTCAAGGAAAGGGATTCACAGGGAAAATTCTTGAGGGAGAAGGCACAGGCTTTAGGCATACCTGAAGGCCCTTTATGGGGGGAACTCCAGAAAGGAAAAACAATTGAATTTAAAGGAAGAAGAATTAAGCCAGAGCAAGTGCTTGACTCAAAAAATAAGAAGATAGGAAAAAAGATTGCAGTAATTTGCGACACCCTGCCTTCAAGCCATTACGTTAAAGCAATAGAGCACAGCGATTTATTGTTCCATGAATCCTCTTTTTTGGAGGAAATGAAGAAGAGGGCAAAGCATACCTTCCATTGCACTGCAATGCAGGCCGCAGGAATAGCAGAAAAAGCAAAAGTGAAGAAGCTGGTTTTATTCCATCTTTCTCCAAGGCATAAAGACCCAAGGAAGTTCGAGACAGAGGCAAGGCAGGTTTTCGCTAATTCCATTGTATCAGAAGACTTAATGGAGTTTGAATTGTAA
- a CDS encoding LAGLIDADG family homing endonuclease: MAERRDDALNFNSTAELKVSEKLVDQVIGQDNSVEIVKKAAAQKRNMLLVGLPGTGKCLTADTELLLGDGLIISCEELYPQLYDASEVESKNEKMVVLKVSNLSPNVSSLVKGAKEKFWIRDSRLLRISKEKFSGDILLIKTASGRKIKVTENHKLLSVDENGFLLKKAKELSSRDHLAVPSKLTLLDEKPTETNVLLPLPPEGIFKKIKVPTKLTIEMAAWLGHLIAEGSFCRNQIRFTSAEQHKREFFKELTERIFDIKPYMKGKDVFINSVELLTYLREILRIKTTNARNKEIPVIIMRAPLRIIKSFLARLFADDGSFYRNCVELACSNEKMASQILYLLLHFGIVARLKEKKDSKTKWTYYRIFIQGEFLDDFMKKIGFVNRKKFGKLQKYISEKKFNTNVDIIPFVGKLIKRARLARSLTVDNFSPINSSMICRYENGKRNPSKKALIKIVNVLDKRLPLKEDDCLPLLKTLAFSNIFWDKIIEVKEVNYEGYVYDIEIEADSHVFVAGFGGLFSHNSMLAQAMAEILPVSELHDILIYPNRSDPNNPRVREVKAGEGKKIVQKARMESRAKEDNARFMGFILPLGFFIIAGFMWRPLNWIPDVVYAATLILGGFLMIGFALGSQMRMRSGTGGAPKLLVDNSGKKTAPFTEGTGARAGALLGDVRHDPLQSFIDENKLVVKSNGFSDVLSFESLWKMMTKKYPELIEKHENGYEAIVFPENEKVFTVGFKDGKVVESRILSINRKPYDGEVIEISAENSKLTVTPEHKIFTGFKSKEAEKILKNDNLIKLVSKKS; encoded by the coding sequence ATGGCTGAAAGAAGAGATGATGCATTGAATTTCAATTCAACTGCAGAGCTTAAGGTGTCAGAAAAACTAGTAGACCAAGTAATAGGACAGGACAATTCAGTTGAGATAGTGAAGAAGGCTGCAGCGCAGAAGAGAAACATGCTTTTAGTAGGCCTTCCAGGCACAGGGAAATGTTTGACTGCTGATACTGAATTGCTTCTCGGAGATGGTTTAATTATTTCCTGCGAAGAGTTATACCCCCAACTTTATGATGCATCAGAAGTAGAATCAAAAAATGAAAAAATGGTTGTTTTGAAAGTATCAAATCTTTCACCTAATGTTTCTTCTTTGGTCAAAGGCGCGAAGGAAAAATTTTGGATTAGAGATTCAAGATTGTTAAGAATCAGCAAAGAAAAATTTTCCGGGGATATTCTTTTAATTAAAACAGCGTCAGGTAGAAAAATTAAGGTTACAGAAAATCACAAACTTCTATCAGTTGATGAAAATGGTTTTCTGTTAAAAAAAGCTAAAGAATTAAGCAGTAGGGATCATTTAGCTGTTCCAAGCAAATTGACTTTGTTGGATGAAAAGCCTACTGAAACAAATGTTTTATTGCCTTTACCTCCAGAAGGAATTTTTAAAAAAATTAAGGTTCCAACTAAACTAACAATAGAAATGGCAGCATGGCTTGGGCACTTGATTGCAGAAGGCAGTTTTTGCAGGAATCAGATAAGATTCACTTCCGCTGAACAACATAAAAGAGAGTTTTTTAAGGAATTAACAGAGCGGATTTTTGATATTAAACCTTATATGAAAGGAAAAGATGTTTTCATTAATAGCGTTGAACTATTAACTTATTTGCGTGAGATTCTAAGAATAAAAACTACAAATGCAAGAAACAAAGAAATTCCAGTTATTATAATGCGAGCCCCTCTACGAATAATTAAGTCATTTTTAGCGAGATTATTTGCAGATGACGGTTCATTTTATAGAAATTGTGTGGAGTTGGCTTGTAGCAATGAAAAAATGGCTTCTCAAATTCTTTATTTATTGCTTCATTTTGGCATTGTAGCAAGATTAAAAGAAAAAAAAGATTCTAAAACAAAGTGGACCTATTACAGAATTTTTATTCAAGGAGAATTTCTTGATGATTTCATGAAGAAAATTGGTTTTGTTAATAGAAAAAAATTTGGAAAATTGCAGAAATATATCTCAGAAAAAAAGTTTAATACAAATGTTGATATAATCCCTTTTGTTGGAAAACTGATTAAGCGGGCACGGTTGGCGAGGTCTTTAACAGTTGACAATTTCAGTCCCATTAATTCAAGCATGATTTGCAGGTATGAAAATGGAAAAAGAAATCCAAGCAAGAAAGCTCTCATAAAAATTGTAAATGTTTTAGATAAAAGATTGCCTTTGAAAGAAGATGACTGCTTACCCTTACTAAAAACTCTTGCTTTTTCAAATATATTTTGGGATAAAATTATTGAAGTAAAGGAAGTTAACTATGAGGGATATGTTTATGATATAGAAATTGAAGCTGATAGTCATGTCTTTGTTGCAGGTTTTGGTGGTTTGTTTTCACATAATTCAATGCTTGCGCAGGCAATGGCAGAAATTCTTCCTGTAAGCGAATTGCACGACATTCTAATTTACCCTAACAGGAGCGACCCAAACAATCCAAGGGTGAGAGAGGTAAAAGCAGGCGAAGGAAAAAAGATTGTGCAGAAAGCAAGAATGGAGTCAAGGGCAAAGGAAGACAACGCAAGATTCATGGGATTCATTCTGCCATTAGGATTCTTTATTATAGCAGGCTTTATGTGGAGGCCTTTGAACTGGATTCCGGATGTAGTGTATGCTGCGACATTAATTTTAGGCGGCTTTCTAATGATTGGATTTGCTTTAGGCAGCCAGATGAGAATGCGCTCTGGAACAGGAGGAGCACCAAAACTATTGGTTGACAATTCAGGGAAAAAGACTGCTCCATTCACTGAAGGCACTGGGGCACGAGCAGGAGCACTGCTTGGTGATGTGCGTCATGATCCACTTCAATCGTTTATTGACGAAAATAAATTAGTTGTTAAAAGTAATGGTTTTTCAGATGTTTTGAGCTTTGAATCACTGTGGAAAATGATGACTAAAAAATACCCTGAACTAATAGAAAAGCATGAAAATGGGTATGAAGCAATTGTTTTTCCTGAAAATGAAAAAGTATTCACTGTAGGCTTTAAAGACGGGAAAGTTGTTGAATCAAGGATTCTTTCCATAAATAGGAAACCCTATGATGGCGAGGTTATAGAAATTTCAGCTGAAAACTCAAAACTTACAGTTACCCCTGAACATAAAATTTTTACTGGTTTTAAAAGCAAAGAAGCTGAAAAAATTTTAAAAAACGACAATTTGATTAAATTGGTCAGTAAAAAAAGCTGA
- a CDS encoding sigma 54-interacting transcriptional regulator: MKEKNLKRVFPKISRRKFQGHVYNVTTETGNLFVENVLVHNSGGLGTPPHLRVEPGLIHKVSGGVLFLDEIATLSPKAQQELLTAMQEKKYSITGQSELSSGAMTKTDPVPCFPAETCLLTAKGNVSMGAFIDSILSKNYDRVAVENGVEVFDLDEKETIITYSNSKIIPSNAERVYRRKYSGKVLKIKFDDGTELIATPDHPIKTVNGFVKAKDLKVNDVIEATGDLVIIDEKAIVNTYCKDNQRIANTFNKWIASGKKLSAKELGVDYKTIFSWKKGSIPRALKSVNQLNRKKLLPLNLNDERVPKIARVVGALFGDGGIDGRRLSRVYFSTDSNSMDDLNEFKNDILSIFGEEINSAITIKKITSKGGSGLDLSINNSSVARFFYALGVPKGDKVSQSFTVPFWVKLSDKLKKEFFSALLCCELYGNIRSSQDTISFVMAKLKKFEKEHIEFLNEIRNFLLKNRVEVKEVEQDKEYFKAKGLPNPETAGAYLFKLNSGYKNIIQLADIINFYYAKNKKSAIPNVVKNGKIFIESQKHLDSLKEEALMLRNAGKTIRIIAKETGLCKNTVWKIVGKTYNKYSKLDRKRVFGLLGKGIIPKIVAKKLEIPYTTVLYWKNNYFSEES; this comes from the coding sequence ATGAAAGAAAAAAATTTAAAGAGGGTTTTTCCCAAAATTTCACGAAGAAAATTTCAAGGCCACGTATACAATGTTACAACCGAAACAGGAAACTTGTTTGTAGAAAATGTACTTGTTCACAATTCAGGCGGCCTTGGAACGCCCCCTCATCTTAGAGTAGAGCCAGGGCTAATTCACAAGGTTTCAGGGGGCGTCTTGTTCTTAGATGAAATTGCAACCCTCTCACCAAAAGCACAGCAGGAGCTCCTTACAGCAATGCAGGAGAAAAAATATTCTATTACAGGCCAAAGCGAATTAAGTTCTGGTGCGATGACTAAAACGGATCCTGTGCCCTGCTTTCCGGCAGAAACCTGTTTGCTGACTGCCAAAGGAAATGTAAGCATGGGGGCATTTATTGATTCAATTTTATCTAAAAATTATGATAGAGTTGCTGTAGAGAATGGAGTGGAGGTTTTTGATTTGGATGAAAAAGAGACTATTATTACTTATTCAAATAGTAAAATTATTCCTTCAAATGCAGAAAGAGTTTATAGACGTAAATATTCTGGAAAGGTTCTAAAAATTAAATTTGATGATGGAACTGAATTAATTGCTACCCCTGATCATCCAATAAAAACAGTTAATGGTTTTGTAAAAGCAAAAGATTTGAAGGTTAATGATGTTATTGAAGCAACGGGGGATCTCGTAATAATTGATGAAAAAGCAATTGTCAACACCTATTGTAAGGATAACCAGAGAATTGCTAACACATTTAATAAGTGGATAGCTTCAGGCAAAAAACTTTCAGCTAAAGAGTTAGGTGTTGATTATAAAACAATTTTTTCATGGAAAAAAGGTTCCATACCGCGTGCACTTAAAAGTGTCAATCAACTCAACAGAAAAAAACTTTTACCGTTAAACCTTAATGATGAGAGAGTGCCTAAGATAGCCAGGGTTGTTGGAGCCCTGTTTGGCGACGGCGGAATAGATGGCAGAAGACTTTCAAGAGTATATTTCTCTACAGATTCAAACAGTATGGATGATTTAAATGAATTTAAGAATGATATTCTATCAATATTTGGAGAGGAAATTAATTCAGCAATAACCATTAAAAAAATTACTTCTAAGGGAGGGAGTGGCTTGGATTTATCTATTAATAATTCGTCCGTTGCCCGTTTTTTCTATGCTCTGGGTGTTCCAAAAGGAGATAAAGTTTCGCAGTCCTTTACAGTACCTTTCTGGGTTAAATTATCAGACAAACTAAAGAAAGAATTCTTTTCAGCTTTGCTTTGTTGTGAATTATATGGAAATATTAGAAGCAGTCAAGATACTATTTCCTTTGTTATGGCTAAATTAAAGAAATTTGAGAAAGAACACATTGAGTTCTTGAATGAAATTAGAAATTTTTTATTAAAAAACAGAGTTGAAGTGAAAGAAGTAGAACAGGACAAAGAATATTTTAAAGCTAAAGGATTACCTAACCCCGAGACTGCTGGGGCTTACTTGTTTAAACTAAATTCAGGTTATAAAAATATAATTCAATTAGCTGACATTATTAACTTTTACTATGCAAAAAACAAAAAATCAGCTATACCCAACGTAGTGAAGAATGGTAAAATATTTATAGAGTCTCAGAAACACCTAGATAGTTTAAAGGAAGAAGCATTGATGTTGAGAAATGCTGGAAAGACCATTCGTATAATAGCAAAAGAAACGGGATTGTGTAAAAATACTGTCTGGAAAATAGTTGGAAAGACATACAACAAATATTCCAAATTAGACAGAAAAAGAGTTTTTGGTTTATTGGGTAAAGGTATAATACCAAAAATTGTTGCCAAAAAACTTGAAATTCCTTATACTACTGTTCTTTATTGGAAGAATAATTATTTTAGTGAGGAGTCATGA
- a CDS encoding DUF373 family protein produces the protein MPKHEAVLVLSVDRDNDLGRKANVQGPVIGRKNVLNAAAKLAVADPGDSDSNCLFGSIKKFDEVKGHYPKVELAAVTGVGKTSFESDKRLNEQLDEVLSSFDADGFVLVTDGAEDDQVIPLLQARAPIISKETIIVKQAKEMEGAYYALREALKDPFLARIAFGLPGIVLLLYGLMVFFGIEAQFIQGLLLVVGIYLLLKGFGVEEKIVAAARDLTTTVSVQRTSFPFYIACLFFLVFAAITAYNSYAFYPIENLFLRIVVSLQTTYFLLVITAVSFIIGKAIDAIHFKKMFQLRKYFLSVISVLLLWFILDSGTLVITKEADINFFLLSILLSFVILLVAYKASTVFDVRRRVTKLLIGLPVFSKEGKYIGKVEDIDAKDKAIEFKDLKGKTKTKVNKNDFTLRHGRIILTAATAK, from the coding sequence ATGCCGAAGCATGAAGCCGTACTGGTTTTGAGTGTAGATAGAGACAATGACCTTGGAAGAAAGGCTAACGTTCAAGGGCCCGTAATTGGAAGAAAGAATGTACTGAATGCTGCAGCAAAGCTCGCAGTAGCAGACCCAGGGGATTCAGATTCAAACTGCCTGTTCGGCTCAATAAAGAAATTCGATGAAGTGAAAGGGCATTACCCTAAAGTTGAGTTAGCAGCAGTTACTGGTGTCGGAAAAACAAGCTTTGAGTCAGACAAAAGGCTGAATGAACAATTGGATGAAGTGCTTTCCTCTTTTGATGCAGACGGCTTTGTTTTAGTTACAGACGGAGCTGAAGACGACCAAGTAATTCCATTGCTTCAGGCAAGGGCCCCAATAATTTCAAAGGAAACAATAATTGTAAAGCAGGCAAAGGAAATGGAGGGAGCCTATTATGCTTTAAGGGAAGCATTAAAGGACCCCTTCCTTGCAAGGATTGCTTTCGGGCTGCCTGGAATCGTCCTGCTTCTTTACGGCTTGATGGTGTTCTTTGGCATAGAAGCGCAATTCATTCAAGGCTTGCTTCTTGTGGTTGGAATTTATTTACTGCTCAAAGGCTTTGGAGTTGAAGAAAAAATTGTTGCTGCAGCAAGAGACCTTACAACAACTGTCTCAGTTCAGAGGACAAGCTTTCCATTCTATATTGCCTGCCTCTTCTTCCTTGTATTCGCTGCAATAACCGCATACAACAGTTATGCTTTCTATCCTATAGAGAACCTGTTCTTGAGGATTGTTGTTTCCCTTCAGACAACATACTTTCTTTTGGTTATAACTGCTGTTTCCTTTATTATAGGAAAAGCTATTGATGCAATCCACTTCAAGAAAATGTTCCAGTTAAGGAAATACTTCCTTTCAGTTATTTCTGTTCTCCTATTATGGTTTATTCTTGATTCCGGGACATTAGTTATAACAAAGGAGGCAGACATCAATTTCTTTCTGCTGAGCATTCTATTAAGCTTTGTAATTCTCTTGGTTGCCTACAAGGCCAGCACAGTATTTGACGTAAGGAGAAGGGTCACAAAATTGCTCATAGGGCTGCCTGTGTTCTCCAAGGAAGGAAAGTACATCGGGAAAGTGGAAGACATTGACGCAAAAGACAAGGCAATCGAATTCAAGGACTTAAAAGGCAAAACAAAAACAAAAGTAAACAAAAACGATTTCACCTTAAGGCACGGAAGAATAATTTTAACAGCAGCTACAGCAAAATAA
- a CDS encoding SPFH domain-containing protein produces the protein MVKRFRQTESYKIKQIIFAVIVILIIFIAWLIYQKKELVIPYIAGIVLAVILLFIIWRYDFLLTLKEYERAVIYTFGRVSRVGGPGWALLIPVIESFKIVDLRTSTIDIEPQEVVTADKIRLSVDAVIYLYVNKDKQSVINSVIEIDDYKHGAELYVKSSIRDVIGSLTMSEVIANIEKLNNEVKEKLVQVTASWGVSIESVEITNVTIPPEVISAMHEQKAAEQRKLAIMERAQAKRYEIDAVRDAADKLTEKSLSYYYIRALEKMADGQATKIIFPIEASKFAEALTGRLSTPKSGSESGSKPLSLEDIGTYAGMFKEYMDEMKKKKQSNKKGKKK, from the coding sequence ATGGTCAAAAGATTCAGGCAGACGGAATCCTATAAAATAAAACAAATAATATTCGCTGTAATAGTAATTTTAATTATATTCATTGCATGGCTCATATACCAGAAAAAGGAGTTGGTCATCCCGTACATTGCAGGGATTGTCCTTGCAGTAATTCTTTTGTTCATAATATGGAGATATGACTTCCTGCTCACCCTAAAAGAATACGAGCGGGCAGTAATTTACACTTTTGGAAGGGTGTCCAGGGTAGGGGGCCCGGGCTGGGCTTTACTTATACCAGTAATTGAATCATTCAAGATTGTAGACCTAAGGACAAGCACAATAGACATTGAGCCCCAGGAGGTTGTGACAGCAGACAAGATAAGGCTTTCAGTGGACGCAGTAATATATCTTTACGTCAACAAAGACAAGCAGTCTGTAATCAATTCAGTAATAGAAATTGACGACTACAAGCATGGAGCAGAATTGTATGTTAAGTCCTCAATCAGGGATGTAATTGGCTCCCTCACAATGTCTGAAGTAATAGCAAACATAGAGAAATTAAACAACGAAGTGAAAGAAAAACTGGTTCAAGTTACAGCTTCATGGGGTGTAAGCATTGAATCAGTGGAGATAACAAATGTTACAATTCCCCCTGAAGTAATAAGTGCAATGCACGAACAAAAGGCAGCAGAGCAAAGAAAATTAGCCATAATGGAGAGAGCGCAGGCAAAAAGATATGAGATAGATGCAGTAAGGGATGCAGCAGACAAACTCACAGAAAAATCTTTATCTTATTATTACATCCGTGCTTTAGAGAAGATGGCTGACGGCCAAGCCACAAAAATCATTTTCCCTATTGAAGCCAGCAAGTTCGCTGAAGCCCTCACAGGCAGGCTTTCAACACCAAAAAGCGGAAGCGAAAGCGGAAGCAAACCATTAAGCTTGGAAGACATTGGCACCTACGCAGGCATGTTCAAGGAATACATGGACGAAATGAAAAAAAAGAAACAATCAAACAAGAAAGGAAAAAAGAAATGA
- a CDS encoding stage II sporulation protein M has product MVLESILGEKDARKHPLVMMLFSIALSSVGLWVSYFTFPSTASTLGIAFVTIAAMPVLYSIFVAEEEEEAERPGATLTFIERHFDILKIFGWFFIGLIISYSFWYFFLPQDTRSIVFSEQEGALGEISDIRNDLTETGEYRGSVVGSDVKCTNDYWCIFKVVLANNSTVLFLSILISFAYGAGALFLIGWNASVIGVLIGKDAMQSITLSPTQGPLEAVTSYGGSLVNGLSLIPHGLPEIGGYLIGAIAGGIISVAITKKKYRTHEFQIITKDSLLLTFFAFMLLIVGALIEAALIVGG; this is encoded by the coding sequence ATGGTACTAGAATCAATTTTAGGTGAGAAGGATGCAAGGAAGCATCCTCTTGTAATGATGCTTTTCAGCATTGCTCTTTCAAGTGTAGGATTATGGGTTTCCTATTTCACCTTTCCTTCTACTGCAAGCACCCTTGGAATTGCTTTCGTCACAATTGCCGCAATGCCAGTGCTTTACTCAATTTTTGTTGCAGAAGAGGAAGAGGAAGCAGAAAGGCCTGGTGCAACCCTTACATTCATTGAAAGGCATTTTGATATACTTAAGATTTTTGGCTGGTTCTTTATCGGGCTTATAATCAGTTACTCTTTCTGGTATTTCTTCCTGCCGCAAGACACAAGAAGCATTGTATTCAGCGAGCAGGAAGGCGCTTTAGGGGAGATAAGCGACATAAGGAATGATTTGACTGAAACAGGAGAATACCGTGGGAGCGTTGTGGGCTCTGACGTGAAATGCACTAATGATTACTGGTGCATCTTTAAAGTTGTATTAGCAAACAATTCCACTGTCCTCTTTCTTTCAATTTTAATCTCTTTTGCTTATGGTGCAGGCGCACTCTTTCTTATTGGATGGAATGCCTCTGTTATTGGCGTTCTGATTGGAAAGGATGCCATGCAGTCAATCACTCTTTCTCCAACCCAAGGACCTTTGGAGGCAGTGACAAGCTATGGCGGAAGCCTGGTGAATGGCTTGAGCCTTATACCCCACGGCCTGCCAGAAATCGGCGGCTATCTAATAGGGGCAATCGCTGGGGGCATTATTAGCGTGGCAATAACAAAAAAGAAGTACAGGACTCACGAATTCCAGATAATCACAAAAGACTCTTTACTATTAACATTCTTCGCTTTCATGCTCTTGATTGTGGGGGCATTGATAGAGGCAGCGCTCATAGTGGGCGGATGA
- a CDS encoding exosome complex RNA-binding protein Csl4, giving the protein MDKKNELVLPGQFLTVEEEYEPGKNTFEDEKGKIYSTKVGEAEFNEKERKVNIKERARSINLITPGSIVIGNVILVKDNSVVLSILKAEKNGQERIPQFSSGQVMISNVSRNYVKELRSEFKIGDIVKAKVINVTNYSIDLTTAEEGLGVIKAFCSKCRNELGLFGRQLKCLNCGSIENRKLSFDYSK; this is encoded by the coding sequence ATGGACAAAAAGAATGAGCTTGTTCTTCCAGGGCAGTTCCTTACAGTGGAAGAAGAATACGAGCCTGGAAAGAACACTTTTGAAGACGAAAAAGGAAAAATTTACTCCACAAAAGTAGGGGAAGCAGAATTCAATGAAAAGGAAAGGAAAGTCAACATAAAAGAGAGGGCCCGCTCAATCAATTTAATTACCCCTGGGAGCATTGTGATAGGCAATGTAATTCTAGTGAAAGACAACTCTGTTGTTCTCTCAATACTTAAAGCAGAAAAGAACGGGCAGGAAAGGATTCCACAATTTTCCAGCGGGCAGGTCATGATTTCGAATGTCTCAAGGAACTACGTTAAAGAATTGAGGAGCGAATTCAAGATAGGCGACATAGTGAAAGCAAAAGTAATTAATGTAACTAATTATTCTATTGACTTGACAACAGCAGAAGAAGGCTTAGGGGTAATAAAAGCTTTCTGCAGCAAGTGCAGGAACGAGTTAGGATTGTTTGGAAGGCAGCTTAAATGCTTGAACTGTGGGTCCATAGAAAACAGGAAGCTGTCCTTTGACTACAGCAAATAA
- a CDS encoding DNA-directed RNA polymerase subunit L encodes MEIEIIKDTKNQIEFILKGERYTFPNLLKSKLLEDKDVEFVAFKLEHPMDKDSKFVLKTKEKTARKALSDASKTIMEELGEFKKALKKAVK; translated from the coding sequence ATGGAGATAGAAATAATAAAAGACACAAAAAACCAGATAGAATTCATTCTCAAGGGAGAGAGATACACTTTCCCCAACCTTCTTAAAAGCAAATTACTCGAAGACAAGGATGTTGAATTCGTTGCATTCAAATTAGAGCATCCAATGGACAAGGACAGCAAATTCGTGCTCAAGACAAAAGAGAAAACCGCAAGAAAAGCTTTAAGCGATGCCTCAAAAACAATAATGGAAGAATTGGGTGAATTCAAAAAGGCATTAAAAAAGGCAGTCAAATGA
- a CDS encoding DUF99 family protein, translating into MKALVRVIGIDDGFLDKTKKDSILVGVISRIDGRIEGILSEKILIDGLDSTEKIASMIKESKFRQEIKILFLHGVNFAGFNIADVQQLHRKLGVPVITCFRKFPDMKKIRKALSHIPQTKKRIKLIKKAGKINSFEGIYFQCSGIAPEKARTIIRKTRKYSLLPEPLRLSHMIASGITKPK; encoded by the coding sequence ATGAAGGCTCTTGTAAGGGTAATAGGCATTGACGACGGCTTCTTGGACAAAACAAAAAAAGACTCAATTCTAGTAGGGGTTATTTCAAGGATTGACGGCAGAATTGAAGGCATTCTCTCAGAAAAAATCCTGATAGACGGCCTTGACAGCACTGAAAAAATTGCTTCAATGATAAAAGAATCAAAATTCAGGCAGGAAATAAAAATCCTGTTCCTCCATGGAGTGAATTTCGCGGGCTTCAACATTGCAGACGTACAGCAACTGCACAGGAAGCTTGGCGTTCCGGTAATAACCTGCTTCAGGAAGTTCCCTGACATGAAAAAAATAAGGAAAGCATTAAGCCATATCCCCCAGACAAAAAAAAGAATTAAATTAATAAAAAAAGCAGGCAAAATAAATTCATTTGAAGGCATTTACTTCCAGTGCTCAGGCATTGCACCAGAAAAAGCGCGAACAATAATAAGGAAGACAAGGAAATACTCCTTGCTGCCTGAGCCCTTAAGGCTTTCCCACATGATTGCCTCAGGGATAACAAAACCCAAATGA
- the pcn gene encoding proliferating cell nuclear antigen (pcna), with protein MKLILSNAGEFKRAIDAISVLIDEAEFIITKEGLSLKATDPSQISMVDFKMEKKAFKEYNVEKDTKIGLDLDYLSQVMSRCKANDELTMNIDETNSRLELIFKSDSTRRFSVPLIDISTTELPSPKIEFDAEVKVIAGLIQDGLKDSSLVSTHVTLGVTGKKFFIKATSSKGEAHNEIISAEDKGLKELKAKKECYAMFPLDYLQDMLKGASSDTTVELHLKSNAPVKISYPISKAEITYFLAPRIETS; from the coding sequence ATGAAATTGATTCTTTCAAATGCAGGGGAATTCAAGAGAGCAATTGACGCCATATCTGTACTAATAGATGAAGCAGAATTCATTATAACAAAAGAAGGCCTTTCCCTTAAAGCAACTGACCCGAGCCAAATCTCAATGGTTGACTTCAAGATGGAGAAAAAGGCATTCAAAGAATACAATGTGGAAAAGGACACTAAGATTGGATTGGACTTGGATTACTTAAGCCAGGTCATGTCACGCTGCAAGGCAAACGACGAACTCACAATGAATATAGATGAAACCAATTCAAGGCTGGAATTAATATTCAAGAGCGACTCCACAAGGCGTTTTTCAGTTCCATTAATTGACATAAGCACAACAGAATTGCCTTCGCCCAAAATAGAATTCGATGCAGAAGTGAAAGTCATTGCAGGCCTCATACAGGACGGCCTCAAGGACTCAAGCCTTGTGAGCACACACGTAACCTTAGGGGTTACAGGCAAGAAGTTCTTCATAAAGGCAACCTCCTCAAAAGGCGAAGCCCATAATGAAATCATTTCAGCAGAAGACAAGGGCTTAAAAGAATTAAAGGCAAAAAAGGAATGCTATGCAATGTTCCCTTTGGATTACCTTCAAGACATGCTTAAAGGCGCAAGCTCTGACACTACGGTTGAACTTCACCTTAAATCCAATGCGCCAGTGAAGATCTCCTATCCAATAAGCAAAGCAGAAATAACCTACTTCCTGGCCCCAAGAATCGAGACCAGCTGA